In Drosophila santomea strain STO CAGO 1482 chromosome 2L, Prin_Dsan_1.1, whole genome shotgun sequence, a single window of DNA contains:
- the LOC120455948 gene encoding serine protease 1, producing MKTFVFLACLAVASAGVMPSGPAKAVPVKDMARAGKIEGRITNGYPAYEGKIPYIVGLSFNDGGYWCGGSIIDHTWVLTAAHCTNSANHVLIYFGASFRHEAQYTHWVSRSDMIQHPDWNDFLNNDIALIRIPHVDFWHLVNKVELPSYNDRYNSFSGWWAVASGWGLTDNNSGMSNYLNSVDVQITDNNDCRNYYGGNYVIDNTICINTDGGRSSCSGDSGGPLVLHDTNRIVGIVSFGSGEGCTAGRPAGFTRVTGYLDWIRDHTGIVY from the coding sequence ATGAAGACCTTTGTTTTTCTAGCCTGTCTGGCTGTCGCCTCTGCAGGAGTGATGCCCTCCGGGCCCGCCAAGGCTGTCCCAGTGAAGGACATGGCCCGCGCCGGCAAGATCGAGGGTCGCATTACCAATGGATACCCGGCCTACGAGGGCAAGATTCCGTACATTGTGGGGCTGAGCTTCAATGATGGCGGCTACTGGTGCGGCGGTTCCATCATCGACCACACCTGGGTCCTGACCGCAGCCCACTGCACGAACAGCGCCAACCATGTGCTCATCTACTTCGGCGCCAGCTTCCGCCACGAGGCGCAGTACACCCACTGGGTGAGCCGCAGCGACATGATCCAGCATCCCGACTGGAACGACTTCCTGAACAACGACATCGCCCTGATCCGCATCCCCCACGTGGACTTCTGGCACTTGGTCAACAAGGTGGAGCTGCCCAGCTACAACGATCGCTACAACAGCTTCTCCGGCTGGTGGGCAGTGGCCTCTGGCTGGGGTCTGACcgacaacaacagcggcaTGTCCAACTACCTGAACAGCGTGGATGTCCAGATCACGGACAACAACGACTGCCGCAACTACTACGGTGGCAACTACGTCATCGACAACACCATCTGCATCAACACCGACGGCGGCAGGTCCTCCTGCAGCGGTGACTCCGGCGGTCCCCTGGTCCTGCACGATACCAACCGCATCGTGGGCATCGTATCCTTCGGCAGCGGAGAGGGCTGCACCGCCGGCCGGCCCGCCGGATTCACTCGCGTCACCGGATACCTGGACTGGATCCGCGACCACACCGGCATTGTATACTAa
- the LOC120455943 gene encoding phenoloxidase-activating factor 2 codes for MSWLISAGFLLLSLCAFSDAQDTVSAMCLLDELCTSVKRCDVSDDSGRTGIRPRSSRFCGNQRVCCETAQLESYDRAQSERTRNVPSAIRDKVSSVLEPPPNESCGYNMECVPRRLCRDNVINDSGISLINPRISTIQCSKSLYRCCAVDQKVDDSQSPYVAKQANFIYKNCGYSNPKGLIPDNDKFPYAEDVSIFGEFPWMVGIFTGRQEFLCGGTLIHPRLVVTTSHNLVNETVDTLVARAGDWDLNSLNEPYPHQGSRIKEIIMHSEFNPDSLYNDIALLLLDEPIRLAPHIQPLCLPPPESPELVKRLLSVTCYATGWGTKEAGSDKLEHVLKRINLPLVEREECQAKLRNTRLEARFRLRPSFICAGGDPGKDTCKGDGGSPLFCQMPGEMDRYQLVGIVSWGVECAVEDIPAVYVNVPYLRDWIDEKIRGLGIVLQAQ; via the exons ATGAGCTGGCTGATCTCAGCAGGGTTCCTCCTGCTGTCGCTTTGTGCCTTCTCGGACGCCCAGGACACGGTGTCAGCGATGTGCCTCTTGGACGAACTGTGCACCTCGGTGAAGCGTTGCGACGTCTCGGACGATTCCGGTCGGACGGGAATCCGGCCACGCAGCTCCCGCTTCTGCGGCAACCAAAGGGTCTGCTGCGAGACGGCCCAGCTGGAGAGCTACGACAGAGCGCAGTCTGAGAGGACCAGAAACGTGCCCTCTGCGATTCGAGACAAGGTATCTAGTGTTCTGGAGCCGCCGCCGAACGAGAGCTGCGGCTACAATATGGAGTGTGTGCCCAGGAGACTGTGCCGCGACAACGTCATCAACGACTCCGGGATCAGCCTGATCAATCCGAGGATCAGCACGATTCAGTGCAGCAAGTCCTTGTACCGCTGTTGCGCCGTGGATCAAAAG GTGGATGATAGCCAGAGTCCCTACGTGGCGAAGCAAGCGAACTTTATATACAAGAACTGTGGCTATAGCAACCCAAAAGGTCTGATCCCCGACAACGACAAGTTTCCCTACGCGGAGGACGTCTCCATATTCGGAGAGTTTCCCTGGATGGTGGGCATCTTCACAGGCCGCCAAGAGTTTCTGTGCGGCGGCACTCTCATCCATCCGCGGCTGGTAGTTACCACTTCGCACAACCTAGTCAACGAGACGGTGGACACCTTGGTGGCCAGGGCTGGCGACTGGGATCTAAACAGCCTGAACGAGCCGTATCCGCACCAGGGCAGCCGCATTAAGGAGATCATCATGCACTCCGAATTCAATCCGGACTCGTTGTACAACGACATAGCACTGTTGCTCCTGGACGAGCCCATCCGTCTGGCTCCGCACATCCAGCCTCTGTGCCTGCCGCCTCCGGAATCTCCGGAGTTGGTCAAGCGGTTGCTCTCGGTCACCTGTTACGCCACTGGTTGGGGCACCAAGGAGGCGGGCAGCGACAAGCTGGAGCATGTGCTCAAGCGGATTAACCTGCCACTGGTGGAGCGGGAAGAGTGCCAGGCGAAGCTGCGGAACACACGACTCGAGGCTCGCTTCCGTCTGCGACCGAGTTTCATCTGCGCCGGCGGAGATCCTGGCAAGGACACCTGCAAGGGCGACGGCGGCTCACCGCTCTTCTGCCAAATGCCTGGCGAAATGGATCGGTATCAGCTGGTGGGCATCGTGTCCTGGGGCGTCGAGTGCGCCGTGGAAGATATCCCAGCCGTATACGTCAACGTTCCCTATCTGCGCGACTGGATTGACGAAAAGATCAGAGGACTTGGAATCGTGCTTCAGGCGCAGTAA
- the LOC120458658 gene encoding phenoloxidase-activating factor 2 gives MNVEQVLLISLALISLAPAALSIRTCGSHEVCVSKKKCDETDDSGKGKLVKRILDNSCGRDLVCCEKEQLENFEAYQAEVEYRNQRRGNPWLSSDTSLEVATKPNPVGAKEDDPGYKSCGIQRECVPRHLCSTGVVNEDGRYIIKPRINEDSNFGCRVVEECCPLDDQIEEGRNPIQRSVKDFISKGCGFSNPKGLYYQLDGYNNGESVFAEFPWAVALMDMEGNFVCGGTLIHPQLVLTSAHNVINQNEDSLLVRAGEWDLNSQTELHPYQMRAISELHRHENFNNLTLYNDIALVVLERPFHVAPHIQPICLPPPETPQMEAQLQSANCLATGWGHRNSTSRTMENLLKRIELPAVDHESCQRLLRRTVLGRRYSLHPSFICAGGVKGKDTCMGDGGSPLFCTLPGEKDRYQLVGLVSWGIECAEKDVPAAYTNVAYLRTWIDEQVTKSGFPLIEGI, from the exons ATGAATGTGGAGCAGGTGTTGCTGATCAGTCTGGCACTGATTTCCCTCGCACCGGCGGCCCTCTCGATCCGCACCTGCGGCAGCCACGAGGTCTGCGTTAGCAAGAAGAAGTGCGACGAGACGGATGATTCCGGCAAGGGGAAGCTGGTCAAGCGCATACTGGACAACAGCTGCGGGCGCGACTTGGTGTGCTGCGAAAAGGAGCAGTTGGAGAACTTTGAGGCCTATCAGGCCGAAGTTGAGTACCGGAATCAGCGACGGGGAAATCCCTGGCTCTCCTCGGATACGTCCCTAGAAGTCGCAACGAAACCAAACCCCGTGGGAGCCAAGGAGGACGACCCGGGCTACAAAAGCTGCGGCATCCAGCGGGAGTGTGTCCCACGGCACCTCTGCTCCACCGGAGTGGTCAACGAGGATGGCCGGTACATCATCAAGCCGCGCATAAATGAGGACAGCAACTTCGGCTGTCGCGTCGTGGAGGAGTGCTGTCCGCTGGACGACCAG attgAGGAGGGTCGCAATCCCATCCAGCGTAGCGTCAAGGATTTTATTTCGAAGGGCTGCGGCTTTAGCAATCCGAAGGGGCTCTACTACCAGCTGGATGGGTACAACAATGGCGAGTCTGTCTTCGCCGAGTTCCCCTGGGCAGTGGCGCTAATGGACATGGAGGGCAACTTCGTCTGCGGCGGCACACTCATCCACCCGCAACTGGTGCTGACCAGTGCCCACAACGTGATCAACCAAAATGAGGACTCGCTGCTGGTTCGCGCTGGTGAATGGGACCTCAACAGCCAGACAGAGCTGCACCCCTACCAGATGCGGGCTATCAGCGAGTTGCATCGCCACGAGAACTTCAACAACCTGACCTTATACAACGACATCGCTCTGGTGGTGCTGGAGCGGCCATTCCACGTGGCGCCGCACATCCAGCCCATCTGCCTGCCGCCGCCTGAGACGCCCCAAATGGAGGCTCAGTTGCAAAGTGCCAACTGCTTGGCCACCGGCTGGGGTCACCGAAACAGCACGTCCCGCACCATGGAAAACCTGCTAAAGCGCATCGAACTGCCGGCGGTGGACCACGAGTCCTGCCAACGGCTGCTGCGACGCACTGTCCTGGGGCGCCGCTACAGCCTCCATCCGAGCTTCATTTGTGCCGGCGGCGTGAAGGGCAAGGACACCTGCATGGGCGACGGCGGCTCCCCCTTGTTTTGCACTTTGCCTGGGGAGAAGGATCGCTACCAGCTAGTTGGCCTCGTATCCTGGGGCATCGAGTGTGCCGAGAAGGATGTGCCCGCGGCCTACACGAATGTGGCCTATTTGAGAACTTGGATCGATGAGCAGGTGACGAAGAGCGGGTTCCCATTAATAGAGGGCATTTAG
- the LOC120458593 gene encoding CTD nuclear envelope phosphatase 1: MVSQLPAQSEHLVKLAPSVVTNLQRSRSSSGRRGLVSILLSSDLGTYIRRLLARVAEKACAILRPYLGLGYREVSVSPDMADRLAVLSRKTLVLDLDETLVHSCYLDPDTHDNVGCSQLPDHAQPDYVLNVSIEPMVEPIVFRVFKRPHVDEFLDYVSKWYDLVIYTASLEVYATQVVDLLDAGQRRMSRRFYRQHCRASSPLVSKDLSLVTPDMTGVLIIDNSPYAYRDFPDNAVPIKTFIYDPDDTELLKLLPFLDALRFTKDVRSILGRRVIRQHDNRSTISSHR; the protein is encoded by the coding sequence ATGGTCAGCCAGCTGCCCGCACAGTCTGAACATTTAGTCAAGCTCGCTCCATCCGTGGTCACCAACCTCCAGCGATCGCGATCGAGCTCCGGGCGCCGGGGACTCGTCTCGATCCTGCTCTCCAGCGACCTGGGCACCTATATTAGACGCCTGTTGGCCCGCGTGGCAGAGAAGGCATGTGCCATTCTTCGCCCGTATCTGGGGCTTGGCTACCGGGAAGTGTCCGTATCCCCGGACATGGCCGACAGACTGGCCGTCCTTTCACGGAAGACCCTCGTCCTGGACCTGGATGAGACTCTGGTGCACTCCTGCTACCTCGATCCGGATACCCATGACAACGTGGGTTGCAGCCAGTTGCCCGATCACGCCCAGCCGGACTATGTACTCAACGTGTCCATCGAGCCGATGGTCGAGCCGATCGTGTTTCGGGTCTTCAAGCGGCCGCATGTCGATGAGTTCTTGGACTACGTGTCCAAGTGGTACGACCTGGTGATCTACACGGCCAGCCTGGAGGTCTATGCCACCCAGGTTGTGGACCTTCTGGACGCGGGACAACGAAGGATGTCTCGCCGCTTCTATCGCCAGCACTGCCGCGCCTCCTCGCCACTGGTCTCCAAGGACCTGTCCTTAGTCACTCCTGACATGACCGGCGTCTTAATCATCGACAACTCGCCGTACGCGTACCGAGACTTTCCCGACAACGCCGTTCCCATCAAGACCTTTATCTACGATCCCGACGACACGGAGCTCCTGAAGCTGCTGCCCTTCCTCGATGCCCTGCGCTTCACCAAGGACGTTCGATCCATTCTCGGCCGGCGCGTCATCCGGCAACACGATAACCGATCTACCATTTCATCCCATCGATAG
- the LOC120458592 gene encoding mitochondrial sodium/calcium exchanger protein isoform X1, producing the protein MATENKYVPNALDAEFDNFWDKVSCYAANSFPFADRCAFVEKAKDCNRSTNVLPYMRIMACDLNCVNEFQQVIFLTLFMALCYEIFVLLMHVCHKYYIPALKAVSRFLRMNEHVAGVTLLAFGNSSADLFSNLASVNANVPVFANSLAAALFVSMVSGGLICYMSPFKMNAYESVRDILFLIFGSTLLQHFLASSAHVPETSFIGKLLACMYTFLVYIFYILVNVVDVYLIRRALKTTNAQIDALLEGDMTPEKRKRLSELERNQAIYSRDMEVEIFERTNSGPNINKMRYTTLKMGRSVRISIDKKATRNVLHNRALGRNWGLFKDFLLALKPLTCEQWRRANILERAFMLTQIPAVILCSIYIPLVDYELDKHGWNKLLNCIQVMLNPAMSIMAIKALLSSRGNSLWYVAMTEEYIYAVYSLPITMPIAVFMFIQSRTDVPPFYHSVFTVMNLTGSMFMIFICATEIDKVLEVIGHILKVEDDFMGATVKACTGSLGPLIANLAMALHGYPKMAYASAIGGPFFTIVMSASTVMHVKNLFGLPVSEANQNGNYGLNAFVFLNIGLFSTLLWSTTLGFFARRSVGIFSIVFYCIYLLFAILIHRKVIHSFSMDMPIKAAFGDI; encoded by the exons ATGGCCACCGAGAACAAATATGTGCCCAATGCCCTCGATGCGGAGTTTGATAACTTCTGGGACAAGGTCAGCTGCTACGCGGCCAACTCGTTTCCCTTCGCGGATCGGTGTGCCTTTGTGGAGAAGGCCAAGGATTGCAATAGGAGCACCAACGTGCTGCCCTACATGAGGATCATGGCCTGCGATCTGAACTGCGTCAACGAATTCCAGCAGGTCATCTTCCTCACATTGTTCATGGCCCTCTGCTATGAGATATTTGTGCTGCTGATGCACGTGTGTCATAAATA CTACATTCCTGCTCTGAAGGCCGTGTCGCGGTTCCTCCGAATGAACGAGCACGTGGCGGGCGTGACCTTGCTGGCCTTTGGGAACAGCTCCGCCGACCTCTTCTCCAACTTGGCCAGTGTGAACGCGAATGTGCCCGTGTTCGCCAATAGTTTGGCCGCCGCCCTCTTTGTGTCCATGGTTTCGGGAGGCCTGATCTGCTACATGAGTCCCTTCAAGATGAACGCCTACGAAAGTGTGAGGGACATTTTGTTTCTTATCTTCGGATCGACGCTTCTGCAGCACTTTCTGGCCTCCAGTGCACACGTACCCGAAACGTCATTCATAGGCAAGCTGTTAGCTTGTATGTATACATTTcttgtatacattttttacatATTAGTGAATGTCGTAGATGTGTACCTCATTCGGAGGGCTTTAAAGA CAACGAATGCACAAATCGATGCCCTCTTGGAAGGGGATATGACTCCGGAAAAGAGAAAACGACTGAGTGAGTTGGAAAGGAACCAGGCGATCTACTCCCGTGACATGGAAGTGGAGATCTTTGAAAGGACCAATTCGGGTCCCAACATCAACAAAATGAGGTACACCACCTTGAAAATGGGCCGCAGCGTTCGCATAAGCATCGATAAGAAGGCCACCCGAAATGTATTGCACAACAGAGCTCTGGGAAGGAATTGGGGACTCTTCAAGGACTTCCTATTAGCCCTGAAACCCCTCACCTGTGAACAGTGGCGGAGAGCCAACATACTCGAGCGGGCCTTTATGTTGACCCAAATTCCAGCTGTGATCCTGTGCAGCATCTATATACCTCTGGTGGACTACGAGCTGGACAAACATGGCTGGAACAAGCTTCTGAATTGCATTCAAGTAATGCTGAACCCGGCCATGTCCATTATGGCCATTAAAG CTTTGTTAAGCTCTAGGGGCAATTCGCTGTGGTACGTTGCCATGACCGAGGAATACATTTATGCAGTGTATTCCCTGCCCATAACCATGCCAATAGcggtttttatgtttatccAATCCCGAACCGATGTGCCACCATTTTACCATTCG GTGTTTACAGTGATGAATCTGACTGGCTCCATGTTTATGATCTTCATTTGCGCCACCGAAATAGACAAGGTCCTGGAAGTTATTGGCCACATCTTGAAAGTGGAGGATGACTTTATGGGCGCCACGGTGAAGGCTTGCACAGGAAGTCTGGGTCCGCTAATTGCCAACCTGGCGATGGCCTTGCACGGATATCCCAAAATGGCCTACGCCTCAGCCATTGGAGGACCCTTCTTCA CCATTGTCATGTCCGCCAGCACTGTGATGCATGTCAAAAATCTATTCGGGCTCCCGGTCTCGGAAGCAAACCAAAACGGCAATTACGGCTTAAATGCATTCGTTTTTCTAAATATCGGACTGTTTTCCACACTCCTCTGGTCCACGACGCTGGGATTTTTCGCCAGACGCTCCGTGGGCATATTTTCTATCGTCTTTTACTGCATTTACTTGCTTTTTGCTATCTTAATTCATAGGAAAGTCATACATTCGTTTTCTATGGACATGCCAATCAAGGCAGCTTTTGGCGATATCTAG
- the LOC120458592 gene encoding mitochondrial sodium/calcium exchanger protein isoform X2 yields MATENKYVPNALDAEFDNFWDKVSCYAANSFPFADRCAFVEKAKDCNRSTNVLPYMRIMACDLNCVNEFQQVIFLTLFMALCYEIFVLLMHVCHKYYIPALKAVSRFLRMNEHVAGVTLLAFGNSSADLFSNLASVNANVPVFANSLAAALFVSMVSGGLICYMSPFKMNAYESVRDILFLIFGSTLLQHFLASSAHVPETSFIGKLLACMYTFLVYIFYILVNVVDVYLIRRALKTTNAQIDALLEGDMTPEKRKRLSELERNQAIYSRDMEVEIFERTNSGPNINKMRYTTLKMGRSVRISIDKKATRNVLHNRALGRNWGLFKDFLLALKPLTCEQWRRANILERAFMLTQIPAVILCSIYIPLVDYELDKHGWNKLLNCIQVMLNPAMSIMAIKALLSSRGNSLWYVAMTEEYIYAVYSLPITMPIAVFMFIQSRTDVPPFYHSVFTVMNLTGSMFMIFICATEIDKVLEVIGHILKVEDDFMGATVKACTGSLGPLIANLAMALHGYPKMAYASAIGGPFFSEHSL; encoded by the exons ATGGCCACCGAGAACAAATATGTGCCCAATGCCCTCGATGCGGAGTTTGATAACTTCTGGGACAAGGTCAGCTGCTACGCGGCCAACTCGTTTCCCTTCGCGGATCGGTGTGCCTTTGTGGAGAAGGCCAAGGATTGCAATAGGAGCACCAACGTGCTGCCCTACATGAGGATCATGGCCTGCGATCTGAACTGCGTCAACGAATTCCAGCAGGTCATCTTCCTCACATTGTTCATGGCCCTCTGCTATGAGATATTTGTGCTGCTGATGCACGTGTGTCATAAATA CTACATTCCTGCTCTGAAGGCCGTGTCGCGGTTCCTCCGAATGAACGAGCACGTGGCGGGCGTGACCTTGCTGGCCTTTGGGAACAGCTCCGCCGACCTCTTCTCCAACTTGGCCAGTGTGAACGCGAATGTGCCCGTGTTCGCCAATAGTTTGGCCGCCGCCCTCTTTGTGTCCATGGTTTCGGGAGGCCTGATCTGCTACATGAGTCCCTTCAAGATGAACGCCTACGAAAGTGTGAGGGACATTTTGTTTCTTATCTTCGGATCGACGCTTCTGCAGCACTTTCTGGCCTCCAGTGCACACGTACCCGAAACGTCATTCATAGGCAAGCTGTTAGCTTGTATGTATACATTTcttgtatacattttttacatATTAGTGAATGTCGTAGATGTGTACCTCATTCGGAGGGCTTTAAAGA CAACGAATGCACAAATCGATGCCCTCTTGGAAGGGGATATGACTCCGGAAAAGAGAAAACGACTGAGTGAGTTGGAAAGGAACCAGGCGATCTACTCCCGTGACATGGAAGTGGAGATCTTTGAAAGGACCAATTCGGGTCCCAACATCAACAAAATGAGGTACACCACCTTGAAAATGGGCCGCAGCGTTCGCATAAGCATCGATAAGAAGGCCACCCGAAATGTATTGCACAACAGAGCTCTGGGAAGGAATTGGGGACTCTTCAAGGACTTCCTATTAGCCCTGAAACCCCTCACCTGTGAACAGTGGCGGAGAGCCAACATACTCGAGCGGGCCTTTATGTTGACCCAAATTCCAGCTGTGATCCTGTGCAGCATCTATATACCTCTGGTGGACTACGAGCTGGACAAACATGGCTGGAACAAGCTTCTGAATTGCATTCAAGTAATGCTGAACCCGGCCATGTCCATTATGGCCATTAAAG CTTTGTTAAGCTCTAGGGGCAATTCGCTGTGGTACGTTGCCATGACCGAGGAATACATTTATGCAGTGTATTCCCTGCCCATAACCATGCCAATAGcggtttttatgtttatccAATCCCGAACCGATGTGCCACCATTTTACCATTCG GTGTTTACAGTGATGAATCTGACTGGCTCCATGTTTATGATCTTCATTTGCGCCACCGAAATAGACAAGGTCCTGGAAGTTATTGGCCACATCTTGAAAGTGGAGGATGACTTTATGGGCGCCACGGTGAAGGCTTGCACAGGAAGTCTGGGTCCGCTAATTGCCAACCTGGCGATGGCCTTGCACGGATATCCCAAAATGGCCTACGCCTCAGCCATTGGAGGACCCTTCTTCAGTGAGCATT CACTGTGA
- the LOC120458592 gene encoding mitochondrial sodium/calcium exchanger protein isoform X3 has translation MNEHVAGVTLLAFGNSSADLFSNLASVNANVPVFANSLAAALFVSMVSGGLICYMSPFKMNAYESVRDILFLIFGSTLLQHFLASSAHVPETSFIGKLLACMYTFLVYIFYILVNVVDVYLIRRALKTTNAQIDALLEGDMTPEKRKRLSELERNQAIYSRDMEVEIFERTNSGPNINKMRYTTLKMGRSVRISIDKKATRNVLHNRALGRNWGLFKDFLLALKPLTCEQWRRANILERAFMLTQIPAVILCSIYIPLVDYELDKHGWNKLLNCIQVMLNPAMSIMAIKALLSSRGNSLWYVAMTEEYIYAVYSLPITMPIAVFMFIQSRTDVPPFYHSVFTVMNLTGSMFMIFICATEIDKVLEVIGHILKVEDDFMGATVKACTGSLGPLIANLAMALHGYPKMAYASAIGGPFFTIVMSASTVMHVKNLFGLPVSEANQNGNYGLNAFVFLNIGLFSTLLWSTTLGFFARRSVGIFSIVFYCIYLLFAILIHRKVIHSFSMDMPIKAAFGDI, from the exons ATGAACGAGCACGTGGCGGGCGTGACCTTGCTGGCCTTTGGGAACAGCTCCGCCGACCTCTTCTCCAACTTGGCCAGTGTGAACGCGAATGTGCCCGTGTTCGCCAATAGTTTGGCCGCCGCCCTCTTTGTGTCCATGGTTTCGGGAGGCCTGATCTGCTACATGAGTCCCTTCAAGATGAACGCCTACGAAAGTGTGAGGGACATTTTGTTTCTTATCTTCGGATCGACGCTTCTGCAGCACTTTCTGGCCTCCAGTGCACACGTACCCGAAACGTCATTCATAGGCAAGCTGTTAGCTTGTATGTATACATTTcttgtatacattttttacatATTAGTGAATGTCGTAGATGTGTACCTCATTCGGAGGGCTTTAAAGA CAACGAATGCACAAATCGATGCCCTCTTGGAAGGGGATATGACTCCGGAAAAGAGAAAACGACTGAGTGAGTTGGAAAGGAACCAGGCGATCTACTCCCGTGACATGGAAGTGGAGATCTTTGAAAGGACCAATTCGGGTCCCAACATCAACAAAATGAGGTACACCACCTTGAAAATGGGCCGCAGCGTTCGCATAAGCATCGATAAGAAGGCCACCCGAAATGTATTGCACAACAGAGCTCTGGGAAGGAATTGGGGACTCTTCAAGGACTTCCTATTAGCCCTGAAACCCCTCACCTGTGAACAGTGGCGGAGAGCCAACATACTCGAGCGGGCCTTTATGTTGACCCAAATTCCAGCTGTGATCCTGTGCAGCATCTATATACCTCTGGTGGACTACGAGCTGGACAAACATGGCTGGAACAAGCTTCTGAATTGCATTCAAGTAATGCTGAACCCGGCCATGTCCATTATGGCCATTAAAG CTTTGTTAAGCTCTAGGGGCAATTCGCTGTGGTACGTTGCCATGACCGAGGAATACATTTATGCAGTGTATTCCCTGCCCATAACCATGCCAATAGcggtttttatgtttatccAATCCCGAACCGATGTGCCACCATTTTACCATTCG GTGTTTACAGTGATGAATCTGACTGGCTCCATGTTTATGATCTTCATTTGCGCCACCGAAATAGACAAGGTCCTGGAAGTTATTGGCCACATCTTGAAAGTGGAGGATGACTTTATGGGCGCCACGGTGAAGGCTTGCACAGGAAGTCTGGGTCCGCTAATTGCCAACCTGGCGATGGCCTTGCACGGATATCCCAAAATGGCCTACGCCTCAGCCATTGGAGGACCCTTCTTCA CCATTGTCATGTCCGCCAGCACTGTGATGCATGTCAAAAATCTATTCGGGCTCCCGGTCTCGGAAGCAAACCAAAACGGCAATTACGGCTTAAATGCATTCGTTTTTCTAAATATCGGACTGTTTTCCACACTCCTCTGGTCCACGACGCTGGGATTTTTCGCCAGACGCTCCGTGGGCATATTTTCTATCGTCTTTTACTGCATTTACTTGCTTTTTGCTATCTTAATTCATAGGAAAGTCATACATTCGTTTTCTATGGACATGCCAATCAAGGCAGCTTTTGGCGATATCTAG